Proteins encoded together in one Alphaproteobacteria bacterium window:
- the phnA gene encoding phosphonoacetate hydrolase — protein MSWIELNGRSYHRPAAPTVVVCLDGSEPGYIEAAVAADLAPFFTALAKRGTEALAQGVMPSFTNPNNLSIVTGAPPDRHGISGNYFLDPESGEEVMMNDPRFLRAPTIFAAAQAAGATLATVTAKDKLRGLLAHGLEPGPDAVCFSAEKADQATLDFVGQPLPDVYSAELSEFVLAAGVALMRERRPELMYLSTTDYIQHKHAPGSPEANDFYAMLDHYLGELDALGAVIAVTADHGMKPKHDERGRPDVIYLAEELDQRLGAGRSRVILPITDPYVVHHGALGSYAVVYLENADGPAVADFLSQLMGIDLVLERERAAARFELPPDRLGDLVVISAAGKVLGTRERDHDLSGLDVPLRSHGGLSEQAVPLLLNRPCHIAEPNELRNFDAFHLALNCLREPRP, from the coding sequence ATGTCCTGGATCGAACTCAACGGCCGCTCTTACCATCGCCCCGCCGCGCCCACCGTCGTGGTTTGCCTCGACGGTAGCGAGCCCGGATACATCGAAGCCGCCGTGGCGGCGGATCTCGCGCCCTTCTTCACGGCCCTGGCGAAACGCGGCACCGAGGCCTTGGCCCAGGGCGTGATGCCCAGCTTCACCAATCCCAACAATCTCTCCATCGTCACGGGCGCGCCGCCCGACCGGCACGGTATCTCGGGCAACTATTTCCTCGATCCCGAAAGCGGCGAAGAGGTCATGATGAACGACCCCCGGTTTTTGCGCGCGCCGACGATCTTCGCCGCGGCGCAAGCCGCGGGGGCGACGCTGGCCACCGTCACCGCCAAGGACAAGCTCAGGGGGCTTTTGGCCCACGGCCTCGAGCCGGGGCCCGATGCCGTCTGCTTTTCGGCCGAGAAGGCCGACCAGGCGACCCTCGATTTCGTCGGCCAGCCCTTGCCCGATGTCTACAGCGCCGAGCTCTCGGAGTTCGTCCTGGCCGCCGGGGTGGCGCTGATGCGAGAACGCCGGCCCGAGCTGATGTACCTCTCGACCACCGACTACATTCAGCACAAGCACGCCCCCGGCAGCCCCGAGGCCAACGATTTCTACGCCATGCTGGACCATTACCTGGGTGAGCTCGACGCCCTGGGCGCCGTCATCGCCGTGACCGCCGACCACGGCATGAAGCCGAAGCACGACGAACGGGGCCGGCCCGACGTCATCTATCTGGCGGAGGAGCTGGACCAACGCCTGGGCGCCGGGCGGAGCCGGGTGATCCTGCCCATCACCGATCCCTACGTGGTGCACCATGGCGCCCTGGGCTCCTATGCCGTGGTCTACCTCGAAAACGCCGACGGGCCGGCGGTGGCCGATTTCTTGTCGCAGCTTATGGGCATCGATCTGGTGCTTGAGCGCGAGAGGGCGGCGGCACGTTTCGAGTTGCCGCCGGACCGCTTGGGCGATCTGGTCGTGATCTCGGCCGCCGGCAAGGTCTTGGGCACGCGTGAGCGCGACCACGACCTCTCGGGCCTAGATGTTCCGCTGCGCTCGCACGGCGGCCTTTCGGAGCAAGCGGTACCGCTGCTGCTCAATCGGCCCTGCCATATTGCCGAACCCAACGAGCTCCGGAATTTCGACGCCTTCCACCTCGCGCTCAACTGCCTCCGGGAACCCAGACCATGA
- a CDS encoding methionine synthase (catalyzes the formation of tetrahydropteroyl-L-glutamate and methionine from L-homocysteine and 5-methyltetrahydropteroyltri-L-glutamate) — protein MTEQAFLTTVVGSMPKPTWLQEKLPLNADNKQVHGKGADWRLSDEDLEAAQDDAVRLTLHDQGRAGIDIVSDGEQRRKSYVTYVTGRLEGFDYQTTAKKWTRNRRRLAEVGRCTGPVERRAPIVVDDLRFILAETERPTKITLPGPMTVVDSTADEHYGDEREFALAVAAALNAEARELDALGAAVIQFDEPVFSRYPEKVADWGIEVLDRCLEGVDQAKTAVHICYSYPMPGVPRPIVDSYPVILVELEKSKIDQLSLEFEASKLDPELLRLCPSKTVMFGCIDNGTDAVEAPEQIAEKLLAAAQHLPPEQIQAAPDCGLVPLSMDVARAKLRALVAGAELARQRLGR, from the coding sequence ATGACCGAGCAAGCTTTCCTCACCACCGTCGTCGGCTCCATGCCCAAGCCCACCTGGCTGCAGGAAAAACTGCCCCTCAATGCCGACAACAAACAGGTCCATGGCAAGGGCGCCGACTGGAGGCTGTCGGACGAGGACCTCGAGGCGGCCCAGGACGATGCCGTGCGGCTCACGCTGCACGACCAGGGCCGGGCCGGCATCGACATCGTCAGCGACGGCGAACAGCGTCGCAAATCCTACGTCACCTATGTCACCGGGCGGCTCGAGGGTTTCGACTACCAGACCACGGCCAAGAAATGGACGCGCAACCGCCGCCGCCTGGCCGAGGTCGGCCGCTGCACGGGCCCGGTAGAACGCCGCGCGCCCATCGTCGTCGACGACTTGCGATTTATCCTGGCCGAAACCGAACGGCCGACCAAGATCACGCTCCCTGGCCCCATGACCGTGGTCGATTCGACGGCTGATGAACACTACGGCGACGAACGCGAGTTCGCCCTGGCCGTGGCCGCGGCGCTCAACGCCGAAGCCCGCGAGCTCGACGCCCTGGGCGCCGCCGTCATCCAGTTTGACGAGCCGGTTTTCTCGCGCTACCCGGAAAAGGTGGCGGACTGGGGGATCGAAGTGCTGGACCGTTGCCTGGAAGGGGTCGACCAGGCCAAAACGGCGGTCCACATCTGCTACAGCTATCCCATGCCGGGTGTGCCCAGGCCCATCGTCGACAGCTACCCGGTGATCCTGGTCGAGCTCGAGAAATCCAAAATCGACCAGCTTTCGCTGGAGTTCGAAGCCTCCAAACTCGATCCCGAACTGCTGCGGCTCTGTCCCTCCAAGACGGTGATGTTCGGCTGCATCGACAATGGCACGGACGCCGTCGAAGCACCCGAGCAGATCGCCGAAAAGCTGCTGGCCGCCGCCCAGCACCTGCCGCCCGAGCAAATCCAGGCGGCGCCCGACTGCGGCCTGGTGCCGCTATCGATGGACGTGGCGCGGGCCAAATTGCGGGCCCTGGTGGCGGGAGCCGAATTGGCCCGGCAGCGCCTGGGTCGCTAG
- a CDS encoding acyl-CoA dehydrogenase, with protein MDFELTEEQRMFRDSVRGLAQRHLAAGALERAHAPGFPFDVAKLFAAQGLTGITIAEADGGQGGSLMDAVLAIEQVALVCPRSADVVQSGNFGPFRTFAEYASPWQKQRYFAKLLAGEAIIALGMTEAEAGSAVTDLTTRARPDGEGFRVSGGKVFTSNSPDADLFLVYLRFAEGLEGIGSVLLERGADGFELGQPSRYMNGETWCALYFDEVYVPPETVLLGPGGFKRQIAGFNAERIGNTARSLALGQFAFERAREHAMTRQQFGRPLCEFQGIQWKFADMQIKLDAGRLLLYRAAVNADRGLPLVQETSIAKAFCNQAGFELCNEAMQIMGGTGYSQESLVEYCFRKSRGWQIAGGSSEMMKNRIAEGVFERRFSQRPPKAHD; from the coding sequence ATGGATTTCGAGTTGACGGAAGAACAGCGCATGTTCCGCGACTCTGTGCGTGGGCTGGCCCAGCGTCACCTGGCGGCCGGTGCCCTGGAACGTGCGCATGCGCCGGGCTTCCCCTTCGATGTCGCCAAGCTGTTCGCGGCGCAGGGCTTGACCGGCATCACCATTGCCGAGGCCGACGGCGGCCAGGGTGGTTCGCTGATGGATGCCGTGCTGGCCATCGAACAGGTGGCCCTGGTTTGTCCCCGCAGTGCCGACGTCGTGCAGTCGGGCAACTTCGGCCCCTTTCGCACCTTCGCCGAATACGCCAGCCCCTGGCAGAAGCAGCGCTACTTCGCCAAGCTGCTGGCCGGCGAGGCCATTATCGCGCTGGGCATGACCGAGGCCGAAGCGGGCTCGGCGGTCACCGACCTCACCACCCGGGCGCGGCCCGACGGCGAGGGCTTTCGCGTCAGCGGCGGCAAAGTCTTCACCAGCAACTCGCCCGATGCCGATCTCTTTCTGGTTTACCTGCGCTTCGCCGAGGGCCTCGAGGGTATCGGCTCGGTGCTGCTGGAACGCGGCGCCGACGGCTTCGAGCTGGGCCAGCCGTCACGCTACATGAACGGCGAGACTTGGTGCGCGCTCTATTTCGACGAAGTCTACGTGCCGCCGGAAACCGTGCTGCTGGGGCCGGGTGGCTTCAAGCGGCAGATCGCCGGCTTCAACGCCGAGCGCATCGGCAACACCGCGCGTTCGCTGGCGCTGGGCCAGTTTGCCTTCGAACGGGCCCGCGAACACGCCATGACCCGCCAACAGTTCGGCCGGCCGCTGTGTGAGTTTCAGGGCATCCAATGGAAATTCGCCGACATGCAAATCAAGCTCGATGCCGGCCGGCTGTTGCTCTATCGGGCCGCCGTGAACGCCGACCGCGGCCTGCCTTTGGTCCAGGAAACCAGCATCGCCAAGGCCTTCTGCAACCAGGCCGGTTTCGAGCTCTGCAACGAGGCCATGCAGATCATGGGCGGCACCGGTTATTCCCAGGAATCGCTGGTCGAATACTGCTTTCGCAAATCGCGGGGCTGGCAAATCGCCGGCGGCTCCAGCGAGATGATGAAGAACCGCATCGCCGAGGGCGTCTTCGAACGGCGCTTTTCGCAACGCCCTCCCAAAGCGCATGATTAG
- a CDS encoding acetate--CoA ligase family protein, with product MISGPDLYRALFAPRGVALVGASSDPAKTSARPLRYMRKHGYSGAIYPVNPGAEEISGLPCFADLKSLPGPADQAFITLPGEAASAALRDCAEAGIGCATILAGGFAEAGEAGRQRQDTLLEVARSAGVRLLGPNSIGVINSATGLALSANAMLELPELKVGRTAVISQSGSLIGALLSHAEARDEGYSKLISVGNEADITLGEIGELLLDDEATEVIVLFLETLRQRRRVAAFARRAQQAGKPVIAYQLGRSVQGQELARSHTGAIIGSARTLAAFLDHHGIARVNVFEALIEAPALFSGRRARAADQRQPSPRTAVVTTTGGGGAMVVDNLGLSGIDVAPAPAQVVERLAAEGIAQDGGRLIDLTMAGARPEIVAGVIGDLMADEDIDAVAMVVGSTARFSPQLVIDPLLEWRQAPKPFAIYLAPDAEASRRRLAQAGMAVFRTPESCADALQALLTWPAPAVEAEPPSSLPPPLPGPSDRSLLDETEALAVFAGLGIAVAAGEIAESCEAALAAARRLGYPVVLKIASPQIAHKTECGGVAVGIADDSALVEAYERILKNARAAEPQAEIAGVLVQKMHQGRAEVLLGLKHDGVVGPTLVLGLGGILAELTQDTSLRLAPVSADQARAMIEEVAGLAPLRGYRNLPPGDVVALARAIAAFSQLAWHEEVREAEINPLLVGHEGAGVVAVDGLIVRQTN from the coding sequence ATGATTAGCGGCCCGGACCTCTACCGGGCGCTGTTCGCACCGCGCGGCGTGGCCCTGGTCGGGGCTTCGTCGGACCCGGCGAAAACCAGCGCCCGACCGCTGCGTTATATGCGGAAGCATGGCTATTCGGGTGCCATCTATCCGGTAAACCCCGGCGCCGAAGAGATCTCCGGCCTGCCTTGTTTCGCCGACTTGAAGTCGCTGCCGGGGCCGGCCGATCAGGCCTTCATCACGCTGCCGGGCGAGGCCGCCTCGGCCGCCCTTCGCGACTGTGCCGAGGCCGGCATCGGCTGCGCCACGATTCTGGCCGGCGGCTTCGCCGAGGCCGGCGAGGCCGGCCGCCAGCGCCAGGACACCTTGCTCGAGGTGGCCAGATCCGCGGGCGTTCGCCTGCTTGGCCCCAACAGCATCGGGGTCATAAATAGCGCCACAGGCCTGGCCCTGAGTGCCAACGCCATGCTCGAGTTGCCCGAGCTGAAAGTGGGCCGCACGGCCGTGATTTCGCAAAGCGGCAGCTTGATCGGGGCGCTGCTGTCGCACGCCGAGGCCCGCGACGAGGGCTACTCCAAACTGATCTCGGTGGGCAACGAGGCCGACATCACGCTGGGCGAGATCGGCGAATTACTGCTCGACGACGAGGCCACCGAGGTCATCGTGCTGTTCCTCGAGACGCTGCGCCAGCGCCGGCGCGTGGCGGCCTTCGCGCGCCGCGCCCAGCAGGCCGGCAAGCCGGTCATCGCCTACCAGCTTGGGCGCTCGGTCCAGGGCCAGGAACTGGCGCGATCGCACACCGGCGCCATCATCGGCAGCGCCCGCACCCTGGCAGCCTTCCTCGACCATCACGGCATCGCCCGGGTAAACGTATTCGAAGCGCTGATCGAGGCGCCGGCGCTGTTTAGCGGCCGCCGTGCCAGGGCCGCCGATCAGCGACAGCCCTCGCCGCGGACGGCCGTGGTCACCACCACCGGCGGCGGCGGCGCCATGGTGGTCGACAATTTGGGACTCTCCGGCATCGACGTCGCCCCGGCCCCGGCCCAGGTCGTCGAGCGCCTGGCCGCCGAGGGCATCGCCCAGGATGGCGGCCGCCTGATAGACCTGACCATGGCCGGCGCCCGGCCCGAGATCGTGGCCGGCGTGATCGGCGATTTGATGGCCGATGAGGACATCGACGCCGTGGCCATGGTGGTGGGATCGACGGCCCGCTTTTCGCCGCAGTTGGTGATCGACCCGCTGCTCGAATGGCGCCAGGCGCCGAAGCCCTTCGCCATCTACCTGGCGCCGGATGCCGAGGCTTCGCGCCGCCGCCTGGCTCAGGCCGGCATGGCCGTCTTCCGCACCCCGGAATCCTGCGCCGATGCCCTGCAGGCGCTGTTGACCTGGCCGGCGCCGGCGGTAGAGGCCGAGCCGCCAAGCTCATTGCCGCCGCCGTTGCCCGGCCCGAGCGATCGGTCCTTGCTCGACGAAACCGAGGCTTTGGCTGTGTTTGCCGGACTGGGGATCGCGGTGGCGGCGGGCGAGATTGCCGAGAGCTGCGAAGCCGCCCTGGCGGCGGCCCGGCGGCTGGGCTACCCGGTGGTACTGAAGATCGCCTCGCCCCAGATCGCCCACAAAACCGAGTGCGGCGGCGTCGCCGTCGGTATCGCCGATGACAGCGCCCTGGTCGAAGCCTATGAGCGGATCCTGAAGAACGCCAGGGCGGCCGAGCCGCAGGCCGAGATCGCGGGGGTGTTGGTGCAGAAAATGCACCAGGGCCGGGCCGAGGTCCTGCTCGGCCTGAAGCACGACGGCGTGGTCGGGCCGACGCTGGTGTTGGGCCTGGGCGGCATCCTGGCCGAGCTCACCCAGGACACCAGCCTGCGCCTGGCGCCGGTCAGCGCCGATCAGGCCCGGGCCATGATCGAAGAGGTGGCGGGCCTGGCGCCGCTGCGGGGCTATCGCAACCTGCCGCCCGGCGACGTTGTGGCCCTGGCCCGGGCCATCGCCGCCTTCTCGCAACTGGCCTGGCACGAAGAGGTGCGGGAGGCGGAGATCAACCCCCTTTTGGTCGGCCATGAAGGCGCCGGCGTGGTCGCCGTGGACGGCCTGATCGTGCGGCAAACGAACTGA
- a CDS encoding LysR family transcriptional regulator, producing the protein MNLRGLKAFLAVADSGSVTEAAGRLALTQSGVSRQIAALESELGFSLFDRLRGRLVLNRKGEVFLRQVRRTVEAVDHLPRAARAIASGAIDRVVMAATSGIVHGLLPPAVARYVAARPGLAPNVVMRSLQELNDLGPESRYDLVLAPLPFRPPHFELVESIAFDLRLVLPRGLLPGLGEVVALERLGDLPFISLDPFASYQESVERNLEAAGVAVQFVCETSSTLTAARLVELGTGCAFLDPFVARSLAAGSVVTCRAEPAFGHSYGVFAPRSLALSDEAGQALDFIREVAAEFS; encoded by the coding sequence ATGAATCTCAGAGGCCTGAAGGCATTCCTGGCTGTAGCCGACAGCGGCAGCGTGACCGAGGCGGCCGGCCGCCTGGCCCTGACGCAGTCCGGTGTCAGCCGGCAGATAGCGGCCCTGGAATCGGAGCTTGGATTTTCTCTCTTCGACCGGCTGCGCGGCCGTCTGGTGCTCAATCGCAAGGGCGAGGTTTTCCTGCGCCAGGTGCGGCGCACCGTCGAGGCCGTGGATCACCTGCCGCGGGCCGCCCGGGCCATCGCCTCGGGCGCCATCGACCGCGTCGTCATGGCCGCCACCAGCGGCATCGTGCACGGCCTGCTGCCGCCGGCGGTGGCGCGTTACGTGGCCGCTCGGCCGGGCCTGGCGCCCAACGTCGTCATGCGCAGCCTGCAGGAGCTCAACGACCTCGGCCCGGAAAGCCGCTATGACCTCGTGTTGGCGCCCCTGCCCTTCCGTCCGCCGCATTTCGAACTGGTCGAAAGCATCGCCTTCGATCTCCGCCTGGTGCTCCCTCGGGGTTTGCTGCCGGGGTTGGGCGAGGTCGTCGCCCTGGAGCGGCTCGGCGATCTGCCCTTCATCTCGCTCGATCCCTTCGCCAGCTATCAGGAAAGCGTCGAGCGAAACCTCGAGGCGGCCGGAGTGGCGGTGCAATTCGTCTGCGAGACCAGTTCCACCCTGACGGCGGCCAGGCTGGTCGAACTCGGCACCGGTTGCGCCTTTCTCGATCCCTTCGTGGCCCGCTCGTTGGCCGCCGGCTCCGTCGTCACCTGCCGTGCCGAGCCCGCCTTCGGCCACAGCTACGGTGTCTTCGCGCCGCGCAGCCTGGCGCTCAGCGACGAGGCCGGGCAGGCGCTCGACTTCATCCGCGAGGTGGCGGCGGAGTTCAGCTAG
- a CDS encoding tripartite tricarboxylate transporter substrate binding protein: MISAARIIALAAAAILLPFMAQAGSYPEKSITFICPYSAGGGGDTASRMIAKLAGDMMGVKINVENKTGGGATIGIGAVAKSKPDGYTVGFVSTSPITIRPHMMKAPYHPLKDFSYIGQFVASSQPLVVLKGSPHKTLDDVIAYAKANPGKLRWSTSVQRGGPHVAVEAMFKAEGAKATFIPFKGGSKVLAALLGKTIDVAMISEGNKATLDGQTRILAEGTPNKNPVAPNAPILTDRGYPLAPAIFFGVAGPAGLSDEVLQKWDEVLAKVVQSPEFKALASQRKWSLDFAGHKAFTKTVIADYNAAKKAVADIGMK; encoded by the coding sequence ATGATCAGCGCAGCGCGTATTATTGCCCTGGCGGCGGCAGCGATATTGCTCCCCTTCATGGCCCAGGCCGGCAGCTACCCCGAAAAGTCCATCACCTTCATCTGCCCCTATTCGGCGGGCGGCGGCGGCGACACCGCCTCGCGCATGATCGCCAAGCTGGCGGGCGACATGATGGGCGTCAAAATCAACGTCGAGAACAAGACCGGCGGCGGCGCCACCATCGGCATCGGCGCGGTGGCCAAGTCGAAACCCGACGGCTACACCGTCGGCTTCGTCTCGACCAGCCCCATCACCATCCGCCCGCACATGATGAAGGCGCCCTACCATCCGCTCAAGGACTTCAGCTACATCGGCCAGTTCGTGGCTTCGAGCCAGCCGCTGGTGGTGCTGAAAGGGAGCCCCCACAAGACCCTCGACGACGTCATCGCCTATGCCAAAGCCAATCCCGGCAAGCTGCGCTGGTCGACCTCGGTACAGCGCGGCGGGCCCCACGTGGCGGTCGAAGCGATGTTCAAGGCGGAAGGCGCCAAGGCCACCTTCATACCCTTTAAGGGCGGCTCCAAGGTACTGGCGGCGCTGCTCGGCAAGACCATCGACGTGGCCATGATCTCCGAAGGCAACAAAGCCACCCTTGACGGCCAGACCCGCATCCTGGCCGAGGGCACGCCCAACAAGAACCCGGTGGCCCCCAACGCGCCGATCCTTACCGACCGCGGCTACCCCCTGGCACCGGCCATCTTCTTCGGCGTCGCCGGCCCTGCCGGTCTCTCCGACGAGGTCCTCCAGAAGTGGGACGAAGTGCTGGCCAAGGTGGTCCAGAGCCCCGAGTTCAAGGCCCTGGCCAGCCAGCGCAAGTGGAGCCTGGATTTCGCCGGCCACAAGGCTTTCACGAAAACCGTGATTGCCGATTACAACGCCGCCAAGAAGGCGGTGGCCGACATCGGCATGAAGTAG
- a CDS encoding tripartite tricarboxylate transporter TctB family protein encodes MPLAVAKSEFWQLIVLLLADAVYLFVIIPLGIQDPEGFGIDQGLPPSFSARLAALLAAALMLLRLAQLRWGSASEVAPAAFADSDTDNPAGLPLRGLTGMVVALAFSIVLVPLVGFYAGAVVLLLVLGERSWPRLVLYPAIVTLLVWGLFAQLLSIRLPSGTLFGS; translated from the coding sequence GTGCCGTTGGCCGTCGCAAAGTCCGAATTTTGGCAGCTCATTGTGCTGCTGCTGGCCGACGCCGTGTATCTCTTCGTGATCATTCCGCTTGGCATCCAGGACCCCGAGGGCTTCGGCATCGACCAGGGCCTGCCGCCCAGCTTCTCGGCCCGCCTGGCGGCGCTGCTGGCGGCGGCGTTGATGCTGTTGCGCCTGGCGCAGCTGCGCTGGGGCTCGGCCAGCGAGGTAGCGCCGGCCGCCTTCGCGGATAGCGACACGGATAACCCCGCGGGCCTGCCGCTGCGCGGCCTCACGGGCATGGTCGTGGCCCTGGCATTTTCCATCGTACTGGTGCCGCTGGTGGGGTTTTATGCCGGCGCCGTGGTTCTGCTGCTGGTTCTGGGTGAGCGAAGTTGGCCCAGGCTGGTGCTCTATCCGGCGATCGTTACGCTGCTGGTCTGGGGGCTGTTTGCCCAGTTGCTGTCGATCCGGCTGCCCTCGGGCACGCTGTTCGGGAGCTGA
- a CDS encoding tripartite tricarboxylate transporter permease, with the protein MEQILEGLSLALTWESLIAIILGVAAGQILGAIPGLTASMAVALLIPYSFYFSPWVGIPMLLGMFKGSLFGSSTTAILIRTPGTPAASATILDGYPLAQQGKGAKAIKMALYASVFGDSFSDICLIFFASLLAIVALSFGPAEYTVLIAVALGSLGMLSSKPAWKGLISMLMGVSIGIIGLDPITASERLTFGSLELEEGIGLIPMLIGFLAVSEVFRQMDSSLADLSGRAIRYSPKREDNRVSWAEFRGCIPVLFRSSALGTVIGALPGLGSTVAAFLAYGEARRTSPHPERFGTGVLEGVAAPEAANNAVSGANLIPLLAFGIPGDIAAALILSAFMIQGINVGPLAFSENPVPLYAIYGALLMANLVNLVLGQGLVHVARFAFAIPRRLLLSSVLVIASAGSYALRGSLFDVQLVFVFGVLGFVMIRYGFPTVPLLIGFILMPLLEENLRTVLLLASTYDENILFVFSRPAFLSLTGLIVLAIALFAWRRIRIRRAALPPADS; encoded by the coding sequence ATGGAGCAGATCCTCGAAGGCCTCAGCCTGGCGCTGACCTGGGAAAGCCTGATCGCCATCATCCTGGGCGTGGCGGCGGGCCAGATCCTGGGAGCCATTCCCGGCCTCACGGCCTCGATGGCGGTGGCGCTGCTGATTCCCTACAGCTTCTATTTCAGCCCCTGGGTGGGCATTCCCATGCTGCTGGGCATGTTCAAGGGCTCGCTCTTCGGCAGCAGCACCACGGCGATTTTGATCCGCACGCCGGGAACGCCCGCGGCCTCAGCCACGATCCTCGACGGCTATCCCCTGGCCCAGCAGGGCAAGGGCGCCAAGGCCATCAAGATGGCGCTTTATGCCTCGGTCTTCGGCGACAGCTTCAGCGACATCTGCCTGATCTTCTTCGCCAGCCTGCTGGCCATCGTGGCGCTCAGCTTCGGGCCGGCCGAATACACCGTGCTGATCGCCGTGGCGCTCGGCTCGTTGGGCATGCTGTCGAGCAAGCCGGCCTGGAAGGGCCTGATATCGATGCTGATGGGCGTCTCCATCGGCATCATCGGCCTCGATCCCATCACCGCCAGCGAACGCCTGACCTTCGGCAGCCTGGAGCTGGAAGAAGGCATCGGCCTGATCCCCATGCTGATCGGCTTTCTCGCCGTCTCCGAGGTCTTTCGCCAGATGGACTCATCGCTCGCCGATCTCTCGGGACGGGCCATCCGCTATTCGCCAAAGCGCGAGGACAACCGGGTCTCCTGGGCCGAATTCCGGGGATGCATCCCGGTGCTTTTCCGCTCCTCGGCCCTGGGTACGGTGATCGGTGCATTGCCCGGGCTGGGCTCGACGGTGGCCGCTTTCCTGGCCTATGGCGAGGCCCGGCGCACCTCGCCCCACCCCGAACGCTTCGGCACGGGCGTGCTGGAGGGCGTGGCGGCGCCCGAGGCCGCCAACAACGCCGTTTCGGGGGCAAATCTCATTCCGCTGCTGGCCTTCGGCATTCCCGGCGATATTGCCGCCGCGCTGATCCTCAGCGCCTTCATGATCCAGGGCATCAACGTCGGGCCGCTGGCTTTTTCGGAAAACCCGGTGCCGCTTTACGCCATTTACGGCGCGCTGTTGATGGCCAACCTGGTCAATCTGGTGCTGGGCCAGGGGCTGGTCCACGTGGCGCGGTTCGCCTTCGCCATTCCCCGACGGCTGCTGCTGTCCAGCGTCCTGGTGATCGCCTCGGCCGGCAGTTACGCCTTGCGAGGATCGCTCTTCGACGTACAACTGGTCTTCGTCTTCGGCGTGCTGGGCTTCGTCATGATCCGCTACGGCTTTCCCACGGTGCCGCTGCTGATCGGCTTCATCCTGATGCCGCTGCTGGAAGAGAACCTGCGTACCGTGTTGCTGCTGGCCTCGACCTACGACGAAAATATTCTTTTCGTATTCAGCCGCCCGGCCTTTCTTTCGCTGACCGGCTTGATCGTGCTGGCCATTGCCCTGTTCGCCTGGCGCCGCATTCGTATACGCCGTGCCGCCCTGCCGCCCGCGGATTCCTGA
- the ilvE gene encoding branched-chain-amino-acid transaminase codes for MSAQNGTDERPEFATIDGRIVPFAEAKISIMAPGLTFAVTVFEGLRAYWNGEQEQLFVFRLAEHLARLQFSMRVIEIEPPPASADLAAQILDLLRANDLRQDSYVRVQTYVDDWGEMTATGPVGSSVICRSRPRVAGFETGKHFAVSSWRRNADDASPPRLKAAANYLNSRLAGLEARRAGAGGAIILNRDGSLSEGPGGCLFMVRAGRLITPPLTAGILESITRLTLLELAAGLGLDCQEREVDRTELYLADEAFYCGTGQEIVPILSVDGKNLADGAPGPLTRKLQTAYDDVVRGRDERFRHWLTPVYE; via the coding sequence ATGAGCGCCCAAAACGGAACCGACGAAAGACCCGAATTCGCCACCATAGACGGCCGCATCGTGCCCTTTGCCGAGGCCAAGATCTCGATCATGGCGCCGGGTCTGACCTTTGCCGTCACCGTTTTCGAGGGCCTGCGCGCCTATTGGAACGGCGAACAGGAGCAACTTTTCGTCTTCCGGCTGGCCGAGCACCTGGCGCGCTTGCAATTCTCGATGCGGGTTATCGAGATCGAGCCGCCGCCGGCCTCGGCCGATCTGGCGGCCCAGATTCTGGACCTGCTGCGGGCCAACGATTTGCGCCAGGACAGCTACGTCCGGGTGCAGACCTATGTCGACGACTGGGGCGAAATGACGGCCACCGGCCCGGTCGGCTCCTCCGTCATCTGCCGCTCCCGACCTCGCGTCGCGGGCTTCGAGACGGGCAAGCATTTCGCGGTCAGCAGTTGGCGGCGCAACGCCGATGACGCCAGCCCGCCGCGCCTCAAGGCGGCGGCGAATTATCTCAACAGCCGCCTGGCCGGGCTCGAGGCGCGGCGCGCGGGCGCCGGCGGCGCCATTATCCTCAATCGCGACGGCAGCCTCAGCGAGGGACCGGGCGGCTGCCTCTTCATGGTTCGCGCCGGCCGCCTGATCACGCCGCCGCTGACGGCCGGTATCCTGGAAAGCATCACCCGGCTGACGCTCTTGGAGTTGGCCGCCGGGCTGGGCCTCGATTGCCAGGAACGCGAGGTCGACCGCACCGAGCTTTATCTCGCCGACGAGGCCTTCTATTGCGGCACCGGACAGGAGATCGTGCCGATACTCTCGGTCGACGGCAAAAACTTGGCGGATGGTGCGCCTGGGCCACTGACACGAAAGCTCCAAACCGCCTATGACGACGTCGTGCGCGGCCGCGACGAACGCTTCCGGCACTGGCTGACGCCGGTTTACGAGTAG